From the genome of Thermogutta terrifontis, one region includes:
- a CDS encoding tetratricopeptide repeat protein, with translation MTPEQRRTILVTRRLREAAGYLELGLVDQALQCLEIEDLGPWEGPVSMFKGQILASQGRYLDAAAAFERAAQVFPPPHDRLAWYTLSQCLRQAGDTVRAIQVLGRARGAYPRQYFFPTGGEV, from the coding sequence ATGACTCCTGAACAGCGGCGAACGATTCTGGTGACGAGGCGCTTACGGGAGGCTGCGGGCTACCTCGAATTGGGTCTGGTGGATCAGGCACTCCAGTGCCTGGAAATCGAGGATCTTGGCCCGTGGGAGGGGCCGGTCAGCATGTTCAAAGGGCAGATTCTGGCTTCTCAAGGCCGTTACCTGGATGCGGCAGCGGCCTTCGAGCGGGCCGCTCAGGTATTCCCACCTCCCCACGATCGCCTCGCCTGGTACACGCTCAGTCAGTGTCTCCGGCAGGCGGGAGACACCGTTCGCGCTATCCAGGTGCTGGGACGCGCCCGGGGCGCTTACCCGCGGCAGTACTTTTTCCCCACCGGAGGCGAAGTGTGA
- a CDS encoding N-acetylglucosamine-6-phosphate deacetylase: protein MSMADSTERIVARDVVSGGIVALTIKEDRIVSLERETAGSREVSDDRLPWIAPGLCDIQVNGYGGHDFTAPDVSPEDVWAVAEKMFTTGVTRFLPTITTHSREVMINAVRTIAQAVNEYPPLARAIPGIHLEGPYISPEDGPRGAHPREHVRPPDWEEFCQLQEAATGLIRLITLSPEYPEAVPFIERAVANGVIVAIGHTAATARQLEDAVLAGAQLSTHLGNGCHLMLPRHPNYLWYQLAEDRLWASFIFDGHHLPQDFMIVALRAKGITRSILVSDVTALAGMPAGIYRTPLGEVEMLPEGRLVVAGQRQLLAGAAQPVITGIVNAIRLTGCTVADAFRMASVNPRALLGLPPAVFQVGACPEFILFELTDDLVNDQLFPRSERTKKAASWVESGMVRIEDQPVLRIQRVYFQGERYPR from the coding sequence ATCGTGGCCCTCACGATCAAGGAGGATCGCATCGTCTCCCTGGAACGCGAAACCGCCGGGTCCCGAGAAGTATCGGATGACCGGTTACCGTGGATTGCCCCCGGTCTCTGCGACATTCAGGTGAACGGCTACGGCGGCCATGATTTCACGGCTCCCGACGTTTCGCCTGAAGACGTCTGGGCCGTGGCGGAAAAGATGTTCACGACCGGCGTGACGCGGTTTCTCCCGACCATCACCACCCACAGTCGGGAAGTAATGATCAACGCCGTTCGGACCATCGCTCAGGCTGTGAACGAATATCCACCTTTGGCCCGGGCGATTCCCGGCATCCACCTGGAAGGCCCCTACATCAGCCCCGAGGATGGCCCACGTGGCGCCCATCCCCGAGAACACGTTCGTCCGCCAGATTGGGAAGAGTTCTGCCAGTTGCAGGAAGCCGCCACCGGTCTCATCCGCTTGATCACCCTTTCGCCCGAGTATCCCGAAGCTGTGCCTTTCATCGAAAGGGCCGTGGCCAACGGAGTGATCGTCGCCATCGGACATACCGCTGCAACGGCTAGGCAACTGGAAGACGCAGTGTTGGCGGGTGCTCAACTCAGCACGCATTTGGGGAACGGTTGTCACCTCATGCTGCCGAGGCATCCCAATTATCTTTGGTATCAGCTTGCCGAGGACCGGCTCTGGGCGAGCTTCATCTTCGATGGCCACCACCTGCCGCAAGACTTTATGATTGTGGCCCTTCGGGCCAAGGGGATCACGAGGTCCATTCTTGTCAGCGATGTAACTGCTCTGGCCGGTATGCCAGCAGGGATTTATCGGACTCCTCTCGGGGAAGTCGAAATGCTTCCCGAAGGACGGCTTGTAGTGGCTGGGCAGCGGCAACTCCTTGCGGGTGCCGCGCAACCCGTCATTACCGGGATCGTCAACGCCATCCGTTTGACCGGTTGCACTGTGGCCGACGCGTTTCGGATGGCCTCGGTCAATCCCCGAGCCCTGCTGGGGCTGCCGCCTGCCGTTTTTCAGGTGGGCGCATGCCCGGAGTTCATCCTTTTTGAATTGACTGACGATCTCGTCAATGACCAACTTTTTCCGAGATCAGAGCGCACAAAAAAAGCCGCTTCATGGGTGGAAAGCGGCATGGTTCGGATTGAAGATCAACCGGTTTTGAGAATTCAGCGAGTTTATTTCCAGGGCGAACGCTATCCGCGGTAA
- the rpsU gene encoding 30S ribosomal protein S21, translating to MVKLILREGESIQEAVRRFRKLVERAGIKREMRRREYYEKPSEIRRRARLRAERRARRARMLMMGR from the coding sequence GTGGTCAAACTGATCCTGCGTGAAGGCGAGTCGATTCAAGAAGCTGTTCGTCGGTTTCGTAAGCTGGTAGAACGAGCGGGAATCAAAAGGGAGATGCGGCGCCGGGAATACTACGAAAAGCCCAGTGAAATCCGGCGCCGGGCACGGTTGCGGGCGGAGCGGCGTGCCCGCCGGGCGAGGATGCTCATGATGGGTCGGTGA